The Cryptococcus gattii WM276 chromosome K, complete sequence genome contains the following window.
TCTCTGATCTCTTTGTTTTGTTCGAGAGGCATTCTGGGTAAAGCCGGAGTATAGCTCTGGCAGATGGGGGATTGATTGCCTTTGGCTGAGACAACTATGCAAATGGTATGTACTACGAGAGGGTAAGCAACAAAAATAGCCGCCGTCGCCATCCTTTCTCACCTCTTCTCCCCTTGGCCCTCAGCATACATTGTTACAAACCTCACACCGGTAAAAGGAAAAACAACAATCCTCCcacatcctcttcctcatcccTCATCCCTCATCCCTCATCTCTGTCTCTAACAGTTTACCGCGCAAACACACAAAGGAAAGGCCTACCACTCTAGCGAGGATGCCACTCACAAATTTTGACGCTGTCTCCAAGTCGTTCGATACGAATCTTCACAACCTCTTCCCCACTTCCTACATCCCATCCTTCAACCCACCTTTCTACGCCTCACTCCCCGAAGATAAGTTTCCCCTCAttgcttcatcatcacaacaacagcaacaagACAAACGACAATCATCacaacaaaaacaacaTCACGACACTGAATCCTACTCTGAAAAAGGAAGTGTGGTATTCAAGAAAGACTTACCTCCCGAGCCAAGGCTTGAAAATACTAAACTTCGGAGGCGACGTCGTGTTTACCTCTGGTGCAAGAGCAAGGCATACTCTGTCGATTGGAAAAGTCTGACGTCTCGTATACTCTCAAGTTCGTATCTCCTTCGTCTTTTCCGCGAACCCTTATTCATCCCATAGCCCAAGCCCACAGAGCCCCATCACACCCTTCCTTAAAACACAGAGAGACAAGAATCAAAAAAACTAACTTGTCTACCCATCATGACAGCCGACTGGTTAGGACCTCGTACGTTCCCCAACTTGTGGATGAAAGTCTGCAAACTATGGGTCATCGTTGCGCTAGGTGCCCTCATCATGGTATGTTTTCTCACGAATCCCACCACCTACACATAGGTACTTAGATCACTCCGGACGATAGCCTCTGATTGTCTGGATCATGATCTTTATCGAAAACACAAAAACTTTCAGCGATACTATGCGTACGCCTCCCATATATTAAAAATGCTACGTACTTGGTCTGACTAATTGTATCTGAACAGATCACTATCTTGGTAATGATCAGTCAGTCTATGACCAAATGGACCAAGATCCAGATGCGGGGTATGTAGGAAATACAAACATTCCAAAACATCTTGGTGGTGTCATGTACGTCTTCTCTGTTTTCCTAAGTCCTTTTCATTTCCGCCTCTTTTTAATCAAAAAATTATTTTGATCTACCAAACTATTCTTTTAAATAAAGCGTACGTCAAGCTAACTTTCTTGTGACAGCTTCACCGCAGCACTCGATATCGCCATGTGGGtgatcatcatcatcgccGCATGTGCCGACCTTTTGTGTGTATCTACTCATTG
Protein-coding sequences here:
- a CDS encoding Hypothetical protein (Similar to SGTC gene model, INSD accession EAL17971.1; CNBK3220); amino-acid sequence: MTADWLGPRTFPNLWMKVCKLWVIVALGALIMPLIVWIMIFIENTKTFSDTMHHYLGNDQSVYDQMDQDPDAGYVGNTNIPKHLGGVIFTAALDIAMWVIIIIAACADLFWRFPICRQLIDAFHAQGLHNTKGLVDIEFFFLVVCPPFPPLNSKAKLRLTL